One window of the Camelina sativa cultivar DH55 chromosome 1, Cs, whole genome shotgun sequence genome contains the following:
- the LOC104783504 gene encoding histone deacetylase 15 — MVLETLESSYEGSKRRHVNGGDVAVPCSGDEFSNGDINAAPEVPAKRARVSREMTFEDIYGADTLLNDDDEEDDSDWEPVQTPVEFVNWCCVNCTMANPGDMVHCFICGEHKESGILRHGCFASPFFKDTGLIEVEEDYGGSSSATSSTAVGFDERMLLHSEFEVKAHPHPERPDRLRAIAASLATAGVFPGRCLPINAREITKQELQMVHTSEHVDAVDTTSQLLYSYFTSDTYANEYSARAARLAAGLCADLATEIFSGRVKNGFALVRPPGHHAGIRHAMGFCLHNNAAVAALVAQAAGAKKVLIVDWDVHHGNGTQEIFEQNKSVLYISLHRHEGGNFYPGTGAADEVGTNGGEGYCVNVPWSCGGVGDNDYIFAFQHVVLPIASAFSPDFVIISAGFDAARGDPLGCCDVTPAGYSRMTQMLGDLCGGKMLVILEGGYNLRSISSSATAVIKVLLGEIPEINLPIATTPSKAGLQTVFDVMNIQMKFWPSLAISYSKLLSELEARLIENKKNQIKRKLVRVPTWWKWGRKKLLYKFLSARMNSRLKRF; from the exons ATGGTTTTAGAAACTCTAGAGAGTTCATATGAGGGTTCAAAGAGAAGACATGTGAACGGTGGTGATGTTGCTGTTCCTTGTTCGGGAGATGAGTTTAGCAATGGAGACATAAATGCTGCTCCTGAAGTTCCAGCC AAACGAGCTAGGGTTTCAAGGGAGATGACATTTGAAGATATTTACGGTGCGGATACATTactgaatgatgatgatgaggaggatgatAGTGATTGGGAACCTGTGCAGACGCCCGTCGAGTTTGTAAACTGGTGTTGTGTCAATTGCACTATGGCCAACCCTGGTGATATGGTCCATTGTTTT ATTTGTGGTGAGCACAAGGAATCTGGCATCCTGAGGCATGGATGTTTTGCGTCTCCGTTTTTTAAAGATACTGGTCTCATTGAAGTTGAAGAGGATTATGGAG GAAGCTCATCTGCAACCAGCTCGACAGCTGTTGGGTTCGACGAGAGAATGTTGCTACACTCAGAA TTTGAAGTTAAGGCACATCCACATCCAGAGAGACCTGATCGTCTTCGTGCTATAGCTGCTAGTCTTGCCACAGCTG GTGTTTTTCCTGGAAGATGCTTACCTATTAATGCAAGAGAAATCACGAAACAAGAACTCCAGATG GTCCACACTTCAGAGCATGTTGATGCTGTTGATACTACAAGCCAGCTTCTCTATAG CTACTTCACCTCTGACACATATGCTAATGAGTATTCAGCACGTGCTGCTAGACTTGCAGCAGGTTTGTGCGCTGATTTAGCTACAGAAATATTCAGTGGCCGTGTAAAAAATGGTTTCGCTTTG GTTAGACCTCCCGGTCATCATGCTGGTATCAGGCATGCTATGGGGTTTTGCCTTCACAATAATGCAGCCGTAGCTGCATTAGTAGCACAAGCAGCAGGGGCAAAGAAGGTGCTAATTGTGGACTGG GATGTCCATCATGGAAATGGAACCCAAGAGATATTCGAACAAAACAAATCT GTATTGTACATATCCTTGCACAGACATGAGGGAGGAAACTTCTATCCCGGTACTGGAGCTGCTGATGAG GTTGGTACAAATGGTGGGGAAGGTTATTGTGTAAATGTTCCCTGGAGTTGCGGTGGAGTTGGTGATAACGACTATATCTTTGCGTTTCAGCATGTGGTTCTTCCCATAG CTTCTGCATTTTCTCCAGATTTTGTCATCATATCAGCGGGATTTGATGCAGCTAGAGGAGACCCATTAGGATGCTGCGAT GTGACTCCGGCTGGCTATTCTCGAATGACACAGATGTTGGGTGATCTATGCGGTGGGAAAATGCTAGTTATTCTCGAGGGCGG TTACAATCTTCGctccatatcttcttctgcTACAGCAGTGATCAAG GTGCTTCTGGGTGAAATTCCGGAGATCAACCTGCCCATCGCTACCACACCTTCAAAAGCTGGCCTACAAACTGTTTTTGATGTGATGAATATTCAAATGAAGTTCTGGCCATCACTTGCTATCAGCTACTCCAAATTACTCTCAGAGTTGGAAGCACGTCTGATCGAAAACAAAA AAAATCAGATAAAAAGGAAGCTTGTTCGGGTTCCCACATGGTGGAAATGGGGACGGAAGAAGCTTTTGTACAAGTTTCTCTCAGCTCGTATGAATTCAAGattaaaaagattttag